The genomic stretch GCAATATCGTTGGACGTATCCATTTGAAAGGTAAATGATGTTCAACTTTTgtagattattttaattaaaaaaacatctttTAATCTTTTAATGTGTAGATTGATGGGAGACTTCAAGCGTTCGGTGAAAAATAAAGCTAGGGTCGAAGGTTCAATATGCACTGCCTACTTGCACCGTGAAACTACTCATTTTTCTCTCACTATTTCAAGACCTTTAGTTTGTTTCCAAGTACAAGTTTAAGGAATGATCCTCGACCAGATCATGAGAATTCCCAACCAACACTTTCAATTTTTAGCAAATGTGGCCATCCTAGTGGAAAATCTCGTGACTATTGGGTGATTGATAAGGAATGGAAGTCTGCTCACGTGCACGTCCTAATCAATTGTGACGAGGTTAAACCGTATCTCGAGTAAgtacatttttttaatacaacTGTGTTGTTGTCAACCATTTTGGATATATATACTCATAAATTTAATGGCCTGTGTCAGAATATTCATGCAATATCATTCTATCAATGAGGATGATGCTTCTGGTCTTATACACgagcaatttccttcatggctaaagGACTATGTTAGTATATTTCTCACCATTTATATTATGTGGTTGACAATAAACTATCTCTAAGGTTAgatgtattttttaggtgaatgATGAGAGGAATGGAACAACTAGTCCACACATGAAGGCATTAGCTCTTGGTCCAAATCCGAAGGCAACATCATGGAACATATACTTTGTTAATGGGTACAAGTTTCACACTCAAGAATGGAGTCATGGTAAAAAGACTACTAATTGTGGGGTATATGTTAAAGGTCTTACAAATGGAGGAGAAAACGATTTTTATGGCATCATCTAACGTATCCTTCAATTGGAATACATTGGCTTTAGCAACAAGATTGCTCTATTTTATTGTGATTGGTTTAATCCAACAAATAATAGTGGCACAAAAGTTATTACTGAGTACAATATTGTTGACATTAAGATGAATAAGCGATATCGTCAGTATGACCCGTTCATTCTTGCACAAGAAGCAAAACAGGTGTATTATGTCCCTTATCCAGAAACGTGTAGAAATATGCGTGGATGGTGTTCAGCAATCACCACAAAACCAAGGGGTTATGTCGAGATAGACAACACCGTGGATGAAATACCTTATCAATCCAAAGATATGTTACCAGTTGTGCCTATTACAGAAGTTGAACAAATACGTGGTTTAGCCGATGGGGGGTTAATTAACGACGAGGTTGAGATAACAATGACAACTGACCCAATGACTCAAGATTAAGAGAACCTTTTATCTTGtgtttctatatttttattttgttggtTAGTAGAGATTTGAAAGAACATTTTAATAGAGATAAGTAGTTCATAATCTTTTCATGTTTTAGTTTCTTTgtattaaattttgtttaattgtAGGACTTGATGCCGCAATTCCATTTACTAAATTTTGTTTAATTGTAGGACTTGTTTAATTGTGGATCCTGCTGCCGCAATTTTATTTactacattttatttaattgtagGACTTGTTTAATTGTGGTTCCTATTGCTGTTTTAACTTATTAGAATTGCGAAAATGTTATGATATACTAATGATCTGATATACTAAGTGTATACTAATGATGTGATATGTGAAAatgttatatataaaattttattattggcAGCTTTATAGTTAGCTTCTATTCAAATGACTGGCCAAAACGGAAAGAGAAAAGCACCATCGAGCACGACTAAGTAAGATGGATTAATCTTTTCACTAGTTGGTTTCTTtgctatttaatattttttggtGCATTTTTGCTAATGTTATTCATAATGTTACTTTTGTACAAAAGTTTTGTTGACAGGTTATGCCGTCAACGACAAATTCCACCTGGAAGTATTGCTATAAAGAATTTTCGCATGGTCCATATGAAACATGGTTCAAAGaacccaccaccaccaccacctactCAGAGAAAACATCCACTACCGATTCAGTCAACTAAAACACCACCACCGATTCAGACAAATCCAACACCACCACCTTGGCAGCCTCCATCAAAGACCTTGAAAACCCCAACACCGTCTCCTTCCCACCCTACTTCAAAGACTCAGACAaacccaccaccaccaccaattTAGACAACCCCAACACCCTCTCCTTCCCATCCTACTTCAATGAATCAGACAAACCCAACACCACCACCTATTCAGACAAACCCAACACCGCCACCTGCTGATCAGCCTGAACCATCAATCCCGACTTCTGAGGAATTCAGATTCATTCCTACCCCGGGATATACTCATCGTGTTTTACAAATTCCTCCCCGTCACTCCACAGAAGAGGGCAGTCAAGAAGAGGGGGACCAAGCACTTTCTAATgaggaacaagaagaacaagttGATGGGCAAAGACCGAAGATCTATATTGTGGAAGATACTGAGTAAGCACACTTTAAATAAATTACGTTTGTTGACCATTACATAAGTGTGTAGTTTGTGTTTATATTAATTGTTTCTAATATTTTGAAATTGTTAAGTTTCAGTCTAATCACCACataaaaattaatcaaacatCCTATGGTAGGAGTGATTAATTTGGGGCAACTTAACACCGATACTGTTCATATATCATGACACTGGAAGATGTATATATGGTAGAACTTAAGAAGTCAtaataaagaaattaataattatgCAAGGCAACTTGTACAAAGTTTCTATAACTTTGCAGTATGACATATTCTGAGTGACTGACTATTCTACATATGTTTGTATTTCACTTTTCACATGATAGAAGGGATGTTAATGTTGAATTTGATTTTCTGTGTCTAAATCAGACTACACTGGCCTCTATTTATAATAGCATATAGaataaatacaataaatattCATTGATATTAGTTGCTAATTCTAAtcctaataataaatatttggatttgattctaacaattagaataaaaaaaagaaaagagggtGGTGGAGAACTATGTTCAGGGGCAGTTATCTGGAACTCATTCAGCATTGCTGACCACTGACATTTGCAAAGTAGTAGAAAAATGATCGTTGGCTAGTCTACAGCTTAGATCAAATTTCTAGTTTAAGCCTCTTCGGAACATAATAAGGAATCTTATCAAGTTAAACAGATATTAATCCTGAATTGTTTTTCAATAATTTACTTGTAGAAACATGTTATTGGGCATGGATTAATTGATATATCAATTCTGTTGCAATTAATTTTTGGATACTTGACAGTGGTTatagttttttaaactttttttcatGACAAGGAATTTAGTTGAAGACAACATGAATTATGTGACAACGGGTCATTTGCAATTCTGATTGCAACTTTATTTTCATAATCactatattgtttgatattttccTGCTTGCACATGTTTCACTGACCTTGAGGACTAATGTACTATCAAAGCTAGTTCAAATTTCCTGACAAGCTGTTGATTGTTAGATTATTGCTTTAAATCTGCTTTAGGATCATACAAGTGAATATTGATCATGAGTTTTAATCATGTTCAGTTCCTGATATGTTTGATTGGTTATTTTACTTTGTAGGTTAAGTCCAGGATATCTTGTTGCCGAAATGTGCAGAAAAGTTATAGAAAAGCTTTACCGGGgtactttttttaattatagtgagcttaaatgcgagaaaagagaaaaagagagaaatgaATGGTTCAACATGTTTAAAGTAAGACATGTAATTTCTTCCTTACTAGTTTGATTATAATGTATATTtgagtttaatttattatttgtatattttgtcAGTCGCTTGTAAGCTGGGACCGTTGCGATGATGCTAAAATGGAATACTTGTTTCATAAAAGATGTGTTGCACGACTGCGCGATATATTGCAAAAGGCTAAAGAGAAAGCATGCAAGCCGCCTTGGATGGGTGTAGATACATGGAGGTTTCTTTTTGAGAAGTGGAAGACAAAAGAGTTCAAAGATGTCTCCAAACAAAATAAGACTAATCGATCATCAAGTAGAGGTGGGGCAGTCCATACGTCTGGCCGTAAAGCTCACCATGATGTTGCACTTGAATTGGTATGTATTATATTTGTAATTAAAATGCGTTAGTATAATTATATCCAATATACATGACTATATATATTGTCTTTAATTATAGGCTAAAAAACTCAAGCGACCCGCACATCCGGATGAGCTCTTCATTGCCACCCATAAAAAGAAGAATGGGGAGTGGGTTGACGAGCGTGCAGCGACAACACATGTAAGTTCATTAAGGCTTCAAAATTGTTCCTTGCTAGAGTGTTCAAACCAAGTAGTATATCTTTTAATAGATAGAGCCTTACCACCATGGTGTACGAATGTTTGCATGTCCAGCCTTGATATCATAGAAACCAGTTAGAATTTCTTTTGTTTTCAAGAACTTGAAAGATTTTAATGGACACTGGCTTGCAACTTCTAATGGTGCAGTGAGTTCAATCTATATATACTAAAAAAAAGCCAAAGATGTAAAACtatatgtttttaaattaatgaaATCCATTTGAACTATGTATCATAAATTGAATCCAAGAAGCTGCTATCACATTGAATTGTTTtacagtatccttatattttttcCTCTCTAGAAGTTTTGTGTCTAAATATAAATCTACAATtagaaaaatccaaaatattttaTACCTTGTTCTTTTGATCAACAGGGAGAATATTTCTGCCAAAGAAAGATCCTTGACCAATTTTTATATGTAATGCTAACTATTATTAATGTAGATTTGTCTTGTTCCTCATTACACATGAATCTCAAACTGGCTCTGAATGTGTACATTTCTGTTTTCTGCATTTCTGATTATGATGTATTCATTCTTTGACACATTAATCTTATGTTGTATAGGAAACATATGTGAGTAGTCTTACACAAGCCACACAAACTGGTAATGATGTGGATGGATCAACAAGAATACAAATGTGGAAAGACGTTGTCGGAGGTAAAACACGGGGTCGGTGTTATGGAGTTGCACAATTGGCGCACAACGTAAGAGATGGAGTGAGCTTTTTGACACAAGTGTCTGTTACAAACCCCAATAGAGAAGCAGATAGCGAAGCCATTGAGGCTGCCAGAGCTGAAGCTGCCGCTGCACGTGAAGAGGCTGCCAGAGCTGAAGCGGAAGCTGCACGAGCTAATGCGCGGACAGATGAATTGGCAAAGCAATTTGAAGATCTTAGGAAAATGTTTGAAATGTTTCAGTCTCGTCAGCCGGGTTCTTCTAGTGCTCCTTCGAGTGAACATGCTCATTATAACTACTCGGTACTTTTACTACTCCTTTGACTTCTTTTTAATAAGCTTGATCTGAATAAATTATGCACTAGTCATGTTTGCTGCATACATAGCCATATTGCTGCATTTACTTCTGTCATATCACATCTTATGCTTTCGTTGAGTTTCTTATACAAATTATATGTGAGCCTATGAGTCTGCACGATAATAGTAAACACTGAACATAGTGACTGAAAGAGAAAAAGTATATATACTACCTTTTGTAGTTGTTGGTCATTTTAATTACGCATAGTGAATGAAATTAACTAAAGTATATCCACCTTCACATTCTGAACCACATTCAAAGCAATTAATGtaacatttttaatttattgagTTTTTATGAGTTGTCAATAGCAGACATAAATGGTCCTGttgtttttatgagtttttatgaatttttactAATTAAATGTTGTAGGAGGATGAGGAGGATGAGGAAGATGATGTTGCTGATGATCATGATCAAAACGAGTAGGATGAGGAAGATGTTGCGGGAGGATGTGTTATGATTAACCTTATGTCTAGTTTGACTTATAAGTATACTTATTTTGGTACACATTGACATGTGTTAGGACTGTATTATTTTGGTAACCTTATGTATTAGGATTATGTTATTTTGTGGCATGTGTTAGGATTGTGTTATTTTGGTAACCTTATGTGTTAGATTATAAGTAATGTATCACTATGAAGATTTATTAGCATTGTATCGTATATTgcaatttattgtttttatttcaaaacggttaaattatatttttttaatagtattgtatcatatttaataatttataggtgtaatcaaaatttataaaatataggtGTCACCAAAAATTGGTCAGAcccaaaagagaaaaaaatagcgtaatcaaaattaataatatatagctGTAATAAAAATTGGCCAGAACCAAAAAAAAATAGCGTCGGCTAAAACCGAcgctaataataaaaaaaaaatttcccaTCTAGGAGACAGCCAATGGCAAGTGGACACGTTGCTTAGTGTAGCGACGCGCATAACCGACGCTAATGATGAAATACAGTATCAAAAAAGGGGACCTAATCATAAATGACCATGTGGCACACCGTAGCGTTGAATAAAACCGACGCTAATGGTGTAAACCGTAGACCTCTGGAGCATGTTTAGTGGCCCACTTAGCGTGGCTTAAAGCCGACACTAGAGGTAGCGTCGGCCCATCACTACCTTTGCTTCGGGGTTTAAAATGACAGCCCCGACACCGACGCTAAGCGTTTGTAGCTTCAGTTTTTAGTCAATTAGCGACGGCTTTTGGCCGACGCTAAAGTGTTGTTTTCTTGTAGTGTTTCTTCTACCAAACCTAAAATCAGTCCTAATGCCTCatcctccctctctctctctctctctctctccccccttTACCTATGTTCTCTATTCCTTCTCCCTCTTCCACCTCTACATCTCCTAAACCTGGGGCTGAATCATCTTCCTCAGCTCCTATTTCTCCTAATGTTTCAAGTCCTATACCCTTGGCTTCTGTTTCAAGTCTTATTCCCTTGGCTTATAGCAGCCTATTTCCTTCTGCAGTTTCTTCATCCTCTGAGCACAACACTCAGGTTGCCACTAGTTCTCAAGAAATCTCCTTCAGTGGCACTGCTGACTCCAGCAATTCTACCAGTCAGTCTACCTCCTCTGAGGCTGTTGCTGTCATACCTAACAGGGTTGTTCCTGTAGATGCTATTCCTGTTAATCATCATTCCATGACCACTAGAGCCAAATCTGGTTTCAAACAGCCCAGACTTAAACCTAGGGTGTTGCTTACTGTTGCTGAACCAAAATCTGTCAAACAAGCTCTCACCAATCCTAAGTGGCTGGTTGCTACGCAAGCAGAATTTAATGCTCTCTTATCTAACAAGACTTGGACGCTTGTACCTCTCCCACCTCACAGACAGGATATTGGCAGCAAATGGGTGTTCAGGGTTAAGGAAAACCCTGATGGCTCAGTAAACAAGTACAAGGCCAGACTTGTTGCTAAAGGCTTCCACCAAAGAGAAGGTTTTGATTTCAATGAGACATTCTCTCCTGTGGTAAAGCCTATTACAATCAGAATCATTCTCTCTGTTGCTCTTTCCTATAACTGGTCTATTGAGCAACTTGTGTGAATAATGCCTTTCTCAAT from Vicia villosa cultivar HV-30 ecotype Madison, WI linkage group LG4, Vvil1.0, whole genome shotgun sequence encodes the following:
- the LOC131594751 gene encoding uncharacterized protein LOC131594751, which encodes MNQTNPTPPPIQTNPTPPPADQPEPSIPTSEEFRFIPTPGYTHRVLQIPPRHSTEEGSQEEGDQALSNEEQEEQVDGQRPKIYIVEDTELSPGYLVAEMCRKVIEKLYRGTFFNYSELKCEKREKERNEWFNMFKSLVSWDRCDDAKMEYLFHKRCVARLRDILQKAKEKACKPPWMGVDTWRFLFEKWKTKEFKDVSKQNKTNRSSSRGGAVHTSGRKAHHDVALELAKKLKRPAHPDELFIATHKKKNGEWVDERAATTHETYVSSLTQATQTGNDVDGSTRIQMWKDVVGGKTRGRCYGVAQLAHNVRDGVSFLTQVSVTNPNREADSEAIEAARAEAAAAREEAARAEAEAARANARTDELAKQFEDLRKMFEMFQSRQPGSSSAPSSEHAHYNYSEDEEDEEDDVADDHDQNE